One genomic segment of Paenibacillus sp. FSL H8-0332 includes these proteins:
- a CDS encoding methyl-accepting chemotaxis protein: MVDKRNYKKVLSGSLSQMKRVNPTKSVGVKLFLIFLSSIVVVVLFLGLLSYNKAKNTIKENVSEANRQTIIQTSEKLDITLKQYESLALQLYFDTQMQANLTELSSAKSSYDKFVATDAISKKLSSQTTTDANIVAISLIPEDPEMGIVSSGSTGLAGDDVRAQEWYKTVVKNSSSYEPHYTTEAKSAQNYWFPTAIEGSGGKNLAMVRTLKNLGSNASYVVMLELKSTLLEEAFKSVRLGDGSRIQLVAPDGTVVASSQPEEDGKASELSFIKDSKESNKSKEAKDEKGEHILAVYNPMQKADWKLAGVVPTGELVQAATPILFTTFLAAGAAALLAMVVGFWMVQMIAKPLARLKDLMLEGAEGNLSVRTQYVSKDEIGQLSASFNMMMGKITELVAQTTDTAREVLETAGELGDASRKTAISAKEIAAATEEIAGGAGSLAQEAERGNELTDLIATQMQSVIAANSEMDQAARGVGEASGQGAVQLEELLDQTGRTGEMTSALVDRVNNLKETVYSVIKVLDVMKNITQQTNILSLNATIEAARAGEAGRGFMVVAGEVRQLADQSKQSIALVAGITDKIVAEMDETVAVLSEVAPLFKEQMVSVKSTSEIFVSVKGQMEDFIMSLESVTGAIDSLNHSQGVLSDAMGNVSAVAQQSSATSEEVASLSSEQQNVSDHLVALSNKLQGASTQLESKLSLFTIK; the protein is encoded by the coding sequence ATGGTAGACAAGAGAAATTACAAAAAGGTATTAAGCGGTTCGCTAAGCCAAATGAAGAGGGTGAACCCGACCAAATCTGTTGGGGTGAAGCTGTTCCTGATCTTCTTATCTTCCATCGTGGTGGTGGTCCTGTTCTTAGGACTTCTGTCTTACAACAAAGCGAAGAATACAATTAAAGAGAATGTGTCCGAAGCCAACCGGCAGACGATTATTCAGACCTCGGAGAAGCTGGATATTACCTTGAAGCAGTATGAGAGTCTCGCACTTCAGTTATATTTTGATACACAGATGCAGGCGAATCTGACAGAGCTGTCTTCGGCGAAGAGCAGCTACGATAAGTTCGTGGCTACCGATGCGATCAGCAAGAAGCTGTCCAGCCAGACTACAACGGATGCCAATATAGTCGCCATCTCACTCATTCCGGAGGACCCGGAGATGGGGATTGTCTCTAGCGGAAGCACCGGCCTGGCCGGCGATGATGTGAGAGCACAGGAATGGTACAAGACCGTGGTCAAGAATTCAAGCTCATATGAGCCTCATTATACGACAGAAGCCAAATCCGCACAGAACTACTGGTTCCCTACGGCCATTGAAGGCAGTGGCGGCAAGAATCTGGCTATGGTCAGAACGCTCAAGAATCTGGGCTCCAACGCCTCTTATGTAGTTATGCTGGAGCTTAAGAGCACTCTCCTGGAAGAAGCTTTCAAGAGTGTGCGGCTTGGGGATGGCTCACGGATTCAACTGGTAGCCCCGGATGGAACCGTAGTGGCTTCGTCACAGCCTGAGGAGGACGGCAAAGCCTCCGAGCTTAGTTTCATCAAGGATAGCAAGGAGAGCAATAAGAGCAAGGAAGCCAAGGATGAGAAGGGCGAGCATATCCTTGCTGTTTACAACCCGATGCAGAAGGCAGACTGGAAGCTTGCCGGTGTAGTTCCTACCGGAGAACTGGTTCAAGCTGCCACGCCGATTCTGTTTACTACCTTCCTTGCTGCTGGAGCGGCAGCCCTGCTGGCCATGGTGGTTGGCTTCTGGATGGTCCAGATGATTGCCAAGCCGCTGGCACGCTTGAAGGACCTGATGCTGGAAGGAGCCGAAGGCAACCTGAGTGTTCGTACCCAGTATGTCTCGAAGGATGAGATCGGCCAGTTGTCGGCCTCATTCAATATGATGATGGGTAAGATTACTGAGCTAGTAGCCCAAACTACAGATACAGCCCGCGAAGTCCTTGAGACTGCTGGTGAGCTGGGGGATGCTTCGCGCAAGACGGCGATCTCCGCCAAGGAAATCGCTGCGGCCACAGAGGAGATTGCCGGCGGTGCCGGAAGTCTGGCCCAGGAAGCCGAGCGCGGCAATGAGCTGACTGATCTGATTGCTACGCAGATGCAGAGTGTTATTGCAGCCAACTCCGAGATGGATCAGGCAGCCCGTGGAGTCGGGGAAGCCAGCGGACAGGGTGCTGTACAGCTGGAAGAGCTGCTGGATCAGACCGGACGTACAGGGGAAATGACTTCTGCCCTGGTGGATAGAGTCAACAACCTCAAGGAAACGGTATATTCCGTAATCAAGGTGCTGGATGTGATGAAGAATATTACCCAGCAGACGAACATTTTGTCTCTGAATGCAACGATTGAAGCAGCGAGAGCAGGCGAAGCTGGCCGTGGCTTCATGGTAGTCGCAGGGGAGGTCCGGCAGCTTGCAGACCAATCCAAGCAGTCCATCGCTCTGGTCGCTGGAATCACAGACAAGATTGTAGCTGAGATGGATGAGACGGTTGCTGTTCTGTCTGAAGTGGCTCCGCTGTTCAAGGAGCAGATGGTATCCGTGAAGAGTACCAGTGAGATCTTCGTGTCTGTGAAGGGGCAGATGGAAGACTTCATTATGAGTCTGGAGTCTGTAACAGGGGCCATCGACAGTCTGAATCATTCGCAGGGCGTGCTGTCCGATGCTATGGGGAATGTGAGTGCGGTAGCGCAGCAATCCTCGGCAACCTCGGAAGAGGTAGCATCGCTCAGCAGTGAGCAGCAGAATGTCAGTGACCATCTCGTAGCCTTGTCGAACAAGCTGCAAGGGGCCTCCACCCAGCTGGAGAGCAAGCTGTCGCTGTTTACGATCAAATAA
- a CDS encoding sensor histidine kinase: protein MRAARNNNWWSYIEDMSMERKLFLVFLVIITLPLSFISVISFKSYSESIQANTIAYSEKLIDQMMDSIDDYIEDMKRISSMPAYVNEIKQNLIRSNRYYEQKQMMEGKQDTAQVAPGDLDLLLSIQRGIEENISFINNIKRGTHSVYIFDAYGNGYYSAKDGGVRLDLQQSYRFWSEQVKGSGGEATLLGTQAYTSNLQSTRYAFTVVRPILDVLWKPVGLIAVEANFSNLENQVAELDKVTRGKSILVDQSGKVIYDSEQKLLTADISRSSLFRAAEGSSGSFYDTVSGKDRLNIYSSSTKTNWKVIISIPVDELTRGVKLTRNATIGATLIIIVLALIISLILSFALTKPLTQMIQLMKKVQGGDLDVTFRIKRRDEIGLLGHQFNRMLARIRQLIQDIYQIEEQKKEAELQALQSQINPHFIYNTLETIRMTAEINDDVEAADMISILGKLLRYSTSDLSGWATMKQELLYVRNYVELLGSRYPGRFELTIDVPDTLDNYSMIKLVFQPIIENAAYHGLDDTKTRMHLSIKCEYTEQRLLFHIRDDGCGMDQVTLDKLRERLRHEAPQKKSINGGIGMANVHQRLQLHYGPAYGIEVFSKPGEGTDVILSLPLPGVTPVIEGETP from the coding sequence ATGAGAGCAGCACGCAATAACAACTGGTGGTCTTATATCGAGGATATGTCCATGGAGCGCAAGCTGTTCCTGGTATTTCTGGTCATTATTACGCTCCCGCTGTCTTTCATCAGTGTGATCAGCTTCAAGAGCTATTCGGAATCTATCCAGGCGAACACGATCGCCTATTCCGAGAAGCTGATTGATCAAATGATGGATTCCATCGATGATTACATAGAAGATATGAAACGAATATCTTCAATGCCCGCCTACGTCAATGAGATCAAGCAGAACCTGATCCGCTCGAACCGCTATTATGAGCAAAAGCAGATGATGGAAGGCAAGCAGGATACGGCTCAGGTGGCTCCCGGCGATTTGGATCTCCTGCTGTCCATTCAGCGGGGCATCGAAGAGAATATTTCATTTATTAACAATATTAAGCGGGGAACCCATTCGGTCTATATTTTTGATGCCTACGGGAATGGTTATTATTCTGCCAAGGATGGGGGCGTCCGGCTGGATCTGCAGCAGAGCTACAGGTTCTGGAGCGAGCAGGTAAAGGGCTCCGGCGGAGAAGCGACCCTTCTGGGAACGCAGGCGTATACAAGCAATTTGCAGAGCACCCGTTATGCCTTTACGGTGGTGCGTCCCATTCTGGACGTGCTATGGAAGCCAGTCGGCCTGATCGCAGTGGAGGCTAACTTCAGTAATCTGGAGAATCAGGTGGCGGAGCTGGATAAGGTGACCCGGGGGAAATCGATCCTTGTGGATCAGTCGGGCAAAGTCATCTATGACAGTGAGCAGAAGCTGCTCACTGCGGATATTTCCAGGTCCTCCTTATTCCGTGCTGCGGAAGGGAGCTCCGGGAGCTTTTATGACACCGTATCCGGCAAGGACCGGCTTAATATCTATTCAAGCTCCACCAAGACGAACTGGAAGGTGATTATTTCCATACCCGTGGACGAATTGACCCGTGGAGTGAAGCTGACCCGCAATGCGACTATAGGCGCCACTCTAATCATCATTGTGCTGGCCCTGATCATCTCGCTCATTCTGTCGTTTGCCCTGACCAAGCCGCTGACCCAAATGATCCAGCTGATGAAAAAAGTGCAGGGCGGCGATCTCGATGTGACCTTCCGCATTAAACGCCGTGACGAGATTGGTCTCCTGGGGCATCAATTCAACCGTATGCTGGCCCGCATTCGTCAACTGATCCAGGATATTTACCAGATTGAGGAACAGAAGAAGGAGGCGGAGCTGCAGGCGCTTCAGAGCCAGATCAATCCGCATTTTATCTACAATACGCTTGAAACTATCCGGATGACGGCAGAGATTAATGATGATGTGGAAGCCGCTGACATGATCTCTATCCTGGGGAAGCTGCTCCGCTACAGCACCAGTGACTTGAGCGGCTGGGCAACGATGAAGCAGGAGCTGCTGTATGTGCGCAACTATGTGGAGCTGCTGGGCAGCCGGTATCCTGGCAGATTTGAGCTGACGATTGATGTTCCCGATACGCTTGACAACTATTCCATGATTAAGCTGGTTTTTCAGCCGATTATTGAGAATGCTGCGTATCACGGGCTGGATGATACCAAGACCCGGATGCATCTGAGCATCAAGTGTGAGTATACAGAGCAGAGGCTTCTGTTCCATATCCGTGATGACGGCTGCGGAATGGATCAGGTTACGCTCGATAAGCTGAGGGAGAGACTTCGGCATGAAGCCCCTCAGAAAAAGAGCATTAATGGAGGGATTGGCATGGCAAATGTGCACCAGCGCCTTCAGCTTCATTACGGTCCGGCTTATGGGATTGAGGTGTTCAGCAAGCCTGGCGAGGGTACGGATGTAATCTTGTCATTGCCGCTGCCGGGAGTTACTCCCGTAATTGAAGGGGAGACCCCTTGA
- a CDS encoding extracellular solute-binding protein: MIVRFPVYSMLLLFLLSTGCDSRNSRGLAPAASAGDDASSELSGTVVMLTNRIDLIENGTFKGYADEFRKRYPEAHVEFEGLSSYATDILVRLSTKDTGDVLLLPVNLPAKELGLFFEPLSEELAAQERFTTFATFDGKRYGLSTGNTTSGIVYNKKAFERAGIEQVPQTLDEFYAACVKLKQAGIIPLYMNYGAVWPLREWGNNLVNYMTGNPDYLNDMVHEDSPWQIGNEWGRALGIARTMMAKGYVEEQLFSNSWEISKSRLARGEAGMYLQGNWTIRQIMDAGASPEDIGFFPFPYDNGTAHYAALNPDWFMGVSRYSRNKELAMAWLQYFITETSYAKDWGFLPAKGSDEPALQQYSEFLSYHPKLIEATVQTDAFIDLANRTKLSFWSGDYIQDVLAAPDLQKSFDQLNAKWKEARMSQQSAP, translated from the coding sequence ATGATTGTACGCTTTCCGGTGTATTCTATGCTGCTGCTCTTTCTGCTATCAACCGGCTGTGACAGCCGGAACAGCAGGGGGCTGGCCCCGGCAGCCTCTGCCGGAGATGATGCGTCTTCTGAGCTGTCCGGTACGGTCGTGATGCTGACGAACCGGATTGACCTGATTGAGAATGGAACATTTAAGGGCTATGCGGATGAATTCAGGAAGCGGTATCCTGAAGCTCATGTAGAATTTGAGGGGCTGTCCAGCTATGCCACGGATATCCTGGTCCGCTTGTCCACCAAGGATACTGGGGATGTTCTGTTGCTTCCGGTCAATCTGCCTGCGAAGGAGCTGGGGCTTTTCTTCGAGCCGCTGAGTGAGGAATTGGCGGCGCAGGAGCGGTTCACGACCTTTGCAACCTTTGACGGCAAGCGATACGGGCTGTCTACAGGCAACACCACGAGTGGAATCGTATACAACAAGAAGGCTTTTGAGCGGGCGGGAATTGAACAGGTTCCGCAGACGCTTGACGAATTCTACGCAGCCTGTGTCAAGCTGAAGCAGGCGGGCATCATCCCGCTGTATATGAATTACGGGGCCGTCTGGCCGCTGCGGGAATGGGGCAATAATCTGGTTAATTATATGACGGGGAACCCCGATTATTTGAATGATATGGTTCATGAGGACAGCCCCTGGCAGATCGGTAACGAATGGGGGCGGGCTCTGGGGATTGCCAGAACGATGATGGCCAAGGGTTATGTCGAGGAGCAGTTATTCTCCAACAGCTGGGAGATCTCCAAATCCAGACTGGCCAGAGGAGAAGCAGGTATGTATCTGCAGGGGAACTGGACCATCCGGCAGATTATGGATGCAGGCGCTTCACCGGAGGATATAGGCTTCTTCCCTTTTCCATATGACAACGGTACGGCCCATTATGCGGCACTTAATCCCGACTGGTTCATGGGGGTCAGCAGATACAGCCGCAATAAAGAGCTTGCGATGGCTTGGCTTCAGTATTTCATCACAGAAACTTCGTATGCCAAAGATTGGGGGTTTCTTCCGGCTAAGGGTTCGGACGAACCCGCTTTACAGCAATATAGTGAGTTCCTCTCCTATCATCCGAAGCTGATTGAGGCTACGGTGCAGACGGATGCGTTCATTGATCTGGCGAACCGGACGAAGCTGAGCTTCTGGTCGGGCGATTATATTCAGGATGTGCTCGCCGCACCGGATCTGCAGAAGTCCTTTGACCAGTTGAATGCGAAATGGAAGGAAGCACGTATGAGTCAGCAGTCTGCACCGTAA
- a CDS encoding LacI family DNA-binding transcriptional regulator — translation MAKKVTMQKIADHLGVSKFVVSKSLSGKEGVNETTRERVIQAASQLGYFTQKNAYVQSPKRRSLTGEQDRNKQSVLVLMPNIRSQTQDSLYWGKIVDGIAMALDQEGLGMVIISEHRADNFVNVLNPDGLLGLIGVGQISTSLLLEVHRIGLPLVMIDHEDALIPCDTVFANNIDSMARLCNHLIGSGHTLFHFVGNIRYSRSFGDRWIGFRSALEESHLKTPAIDDELLLEGMYDEALREEFRLWVAARKESDTLPTALVCANDFTALAISEVLQEAGLDIPADISVTGFDNIEDSLRGVTPLTTVHVPKEAMGRAAVEKLLNRIQNPAVPLEKILISADIVHRDSVGKPRA, via the coding sequence GTGGCCAAAAAAGTAACGATGCAAAAAATAGCCGATCATCTCGGGGTCTCCAAGTTCGTCGTATCCAAATCGCTCTCTGGCAAGGAGGGGGTCAATGAGACCACCCGGGAACGGGTGATTCAAGCCGCCTCTCAGCTGGGATATTTCACTCAAAAAAACGCCTATGTGCAAAGTCCGAAGCGCCGTTCCCTGACGGGAGAACAAGACCGCAATAAGCAATCCGTGCTGGTGCTGATGCCCAATATCCGTTCTCAGACCCAAGATTCACTATATTGGGGCAAAATCGTTGATGGCATTGCGATGGCGCTGGATCAGGAGGGGCTGGGCATGGTGATCATTTCAGAGCACCGGGCTGATAATTTCGTTAATGTCCTCAATCCGGACGGCCTGCTCGGTCTGATCGGAGTAGGGCAGATCTCCACCTCACTGCTGCTCGAAGTGCACCGGATCGGGCTCCCGCTGGTCATGATCGACCATGAGGATGCGTTAATTCCGTGTGATACTGTATTTGCGAATAACATCGATTCTATGGCACGGCTCTGCAACCACCTGATTGGTAGCGGACATACGTTATTTCACTTTGTCGGCAATATCCGTTACTCCCGCAGCTTCGGTGACCGCTGGATCGGGTTCCGCAGCGCACTGGAGGAGAGTCATCTGAAGACCCCGGCTATCGATGATGAGCTGCTGCTGGAAGGGATGTATGATGAAGCGCTCCGTGAAGAATTCAGGCTCTGGGTCGCCGCACGAAAAGAATCGGATACTCTGCCAACTGCACTCGTGTGTGCGAACGATTTCACGGCCCTGGCGATTAGTGAAGTGTTGCAGGAAGCAGGGCTAGACATTCCTGCTGATATTTCTGTGACAGGCTTTGACAATATTGAGGATTCCCTGCGGGGGGTAACTCCGCTTACAACCGTGCATGTTCCTAAGGAGGCTATGGGCCGGGCAGCTGTAGAGAAGCTGCTGAACCGAATTCAGAATCCCGCTGTACCGCTGGAGAAAATTCTGATCTCCGCAGATATCGTCCACCGGGATTCTGTAGGCAAACCCCGGGCTTGA
- a CDS encoding glycosidase: MSTIFEQRKQALTERYEALIGRTNEKLPYGNGIYDRYKYPLLTAEHAPLIWRYDFNEESNPYFAERIGVNGVFNPGAIELNGKFYIVARVEGNDRKSFFAVAESSSGVDGFRFWDHPVVLPETADLDINVYDMRLVQHEDGWIYGLFCTERKDPEAAPGDLSSAVAQCGIARTKDLKTWERLADLKTGSAQQRNVVLHPEFVDGKYAFYTRPQDGFIAAGSGGGIGWGLSEQIENAVITRETIIDQRYYHTIKEVKNGQGPAPIKTPLGWLHIAHGVRNTAAGLRYVLYAFLSDLAEPNRVTHAPGGHFIAPDGEERVGDVSNVVFCNGVIARDNGEVFIYYASSDTRIHVAATTVDQLLDYVMNTPEDPLRSYACVQQRIAMIDRNLQLK, translated from the coding sequence ATGAGTACCATTTTTGAACAACGCAAGCAGGCATTGACTGAACGTTATGAAGCCCTGATTGGCCGCACCAATGAGAAGCTGCCTTACGGCAACGGCATTTATGACCGCTACAAGTATCCCCTGCTCACTGCGGAGCACGCCCCCCTGATCTGGCGTTACGACTTCAATGAGGAGAGCAACCCGTATTTCGCAGAGAGAATCGGAGTGAACGGCGTATTCAATCCCGGAGCTATTGAACTGAACGGCAAATTCTACATCGTTGCCCGGGTGGAGGGCAATGACCGCAAATCCTTCTTCGCCGTTGCCGAGAGCAGCAGCGGTGTGGACGGCTTCCGCTTCTGGGATCACCCCGTAGTGCTTCCTGAGACCGCAGACCTGGATATCAACGTCTATGACATGCGCCTGGTACAGCATGAGGATGGCTGGATCTACGGCCTGTTCTGCACCGAACGCAAGGACCCGGAGGCTGCCCCTGGCGATTTGTCCAGCGCCGTTGCGCAGTGCGGCATTGCCCGTACCAAGGATCTCAAGACCTGGGAGCGTCTCGCCGATCTTAAGACCGGCTCCGCCCAACAGCGCAACGTGGTCCTGCATCCAGAATTCGTTGACGGCAAGTATGCCTTCTACACGCGCCCGCAGGACGGGTTCATCGCCGCCGGTTCCGGCGGCGGCATCGGCTGGGGCTTATCGGAGCAGATTGAGAACGCTGTTATCACCCGTGAGACGATCATCGACCAGCGCTACTACCATACCATCAAAGAAGTGAAGAACGGTCAAGGGCCGGCCCCGATCAAAACACCGCTCGGCTGGCTGCACATCGCTCATGGCGTCCGCAATACAGCTGCCGGCCTGCGCTATGTGCTGTATGCCTTCTTGTCTGACCTTGCGGAACCTAACCGTGTGACTCATGCCCCAGGGGGACATTTCATTGCTCCAGACGGCGAAGAGCGCGTCGGTGATGTATCCAATGTTGTCTTCTGCAACGGTGTAATCGCCCGTGACAACGGAGAGGTATTCATCTACTACGCTTCCTCCGATACCCGTATCCATGTAGCTGCCACCACCGTAGACCAACTGCTCGATTATGTCATGAATACTCCTGAAGATCCGCTTCGTTCCTATGCTTGCGTACAGCAGCGTATCGCTATGATCGACCGGAATTTACAATTGAAATAA